The following coding sequences are from one Rhipicephalus microplus isolate Deutch F79 chromosome 3, USDA_Rmic, whole genome shotgun sequence window:
- the LOC142803864 gene encoding neprilysin-2-like: protein MYNPYTNTALSCDSQECRNYVNILQSSQVASMEPCEDFYEFACGGWTKAVVVPPDEVTASVHTRLLRRVESEIGETLNNTVVTYRYQTATQKAAALFQSCINVGERAWP from the exons ATGTACAACCCGTACACCAACACGGCGCTCTCCTGTGACTCCCAGGAGTGCCGCAACTACG TGAACATCCTCCAGTCGAGCCAAGTGGCGTCGATGGAGCCGTGCGAGGACTTCTACGAATTCGCCTGCGGCGGCTGGACCAAGGCTGTCGTGGTGCCGCCGGACGAGGTCACCGCCTCCGTGCACACCAGGCTGCTGCGGAGGGTCGAGAGCGAGATCGGAG AGACCCTCAACAACACGGTGGTCACGTATCGGTACCAGACGGCGACGCAAAAGGCGGCTGCGCTGTTCCAGTCCTGCATCAACGTCGGTGAGCGTGCCTGGCCATAA